CAACACGAATTTTATGAATCTTCCGATCGTCGAAATGATGGTCAATAGTTCGGAAAACACAAAACAAACCGAATACAAGGACAAGGACGGAAAATCCTGGTTCGGTTCCTTTCAAAAGCTGGGATTCGGAGGTGGCGCGGTCGTTTCCATCGTTCCCGAAGACAAGGCCTTCGAAGCGGTCTACAGAATTCAAAAAACAAATCTTCTCATCATGGGAATCGCGCTTTGTTTGGCGCTCATCATCGTATTCTTCTTTGCGAAAACGATCACAAAACCTATATTAAATCTTTTGCAAGCAACCACGGAGATCGCGAGAGGAAATTTCAAAATCGGAATCCGTTCTTCCACAAGAGACGAGGTCGGTTTGTTAACGGACTACTTCGTGGACATGGGAAAGGGTCTCGAAGAAAGGGAAAAGGTCAAGGACGCTCTCGGAAGATTCGTAAACAAGGAAATCGCGGAGATGGTTCTCAAACAGGAACTCACGCTCGGCGGAGAAAGAAAGATGTGCGCGATCTTTTTTTCCGATATCCGAAGTTTTACCGCAATTTCCGAAAAGCTCGAACCGGAAGAAGTGGTAGAATTTTTAAATGAATACATGACCGAAATGGTACATTGCGTAAACGAAACCCACGGGATCGTGGATAAGTTTATCGGAGACGCGATTATGGCGACTTGGGGAGCGGCGAAAACTTCGGATCAGGACGCGGAAAACGCGGTCAACGGAGCACTTATGATGAGAGCCGCCCTCCTTCGTTTCAACCAAGGTCGGGGCGGCGACAAAAAGCCGATCATCAAAATCGGTTGTGGTCTCAACTACGGACCGGTGATCGCGGGTCAGATCGGATCCGAACAAAGATTGGAATATACTGTCATCGGAGACGCGGTCAACCTCGCATCGCGGGTGGAAGCTCTCAACAAACCGTTCGGAACGGACGTACTCATCACGCAGGATATGCTCAATCACGTTTCTCATCTCTTCAACGTGGAAAAGATGCAGTCGATCAAGGTGAAAGGAAAAGAAGAACCGCAGACGATCTACGCAGTTTTGGGAAGAAAGGACGATCCAAACTGTCCGAAATCCGTGGAAGAACTCCGCGCGAAAATCGGAATCGTCTGGGAGCCGCCGAAGAAAAAAGAAAGCGGAGACGGCGAACCGGGAGAAGAAGTTAAGTATGAGATACTTGACTGAAGGGAAATACGTAGTCAGCTTTCTTACGGGATTGATCATCCTCTTTAGTATATTACTGTACCTTCATCTTTATTACGGACACAAAACGGGGAACAATCCCGAAATCGGAACCATCATCTTTAAGAATAAAAAAGCGCAGAGAAAATTCGACTCCGAAGTCGTCTGGGAAGAAATCGAAACGTCGATGAAGGTCAGAAACCGAGACACGGTCCGCACCGACGACGGAGCGGAAGCGGTTCTCGTATTAAACGACGGCACCGAAATCAAACTCGATCAGAAGAGTATGATCTTTTTGGACTTCTCCGAAAAAAATCTCTCGATCAACTTCGCCTATGGATCCGTGTCTGCGAACAAGGACAGTGGAACAGCACTTATGATCAAAAGCGGCTCGGAAACGGTCGAAGTCAACAAAGGCGACTTGAAACTTTCCAAATCGGATGATCAGGCTTTGAATCTCGAAGTCTCCAAAGGAAACGCAAAAGTAATTTCTGGAAATCAAGAATCCAACGTAACGAACAATCAAGCTTTGGAAGTGAAGAACGGAAAGACCGCAATCCGCGCCTTGTCGATCGCACTCAACTCTCCTCAGGAAAGAAAATTTTTCCAATCGGATTCCAATCGATTACCGGTCGCCTTTAGTTGGAACAAAGCCGAATCCGTAAAAGATTATACATTAGAAATTTCGAATCATCCGAGCTTTTCCAAAAACGTAACTCGAACCAAGGCGAGCGGAATATCCGCAATCAAATCTTTGGAAAAAGGAACCTTCTTCTGGAGAATCACTGCGATCAATCCTACGACACAAAAATCGGAATACAGCGAAACCCGTTCTCTTACCATTTTGGGAGGACTCAAACCTTCCCTCTTCACTCCGTCCAAGTCCGAAGAATTTCGATTTACGAATTCTCTTCCGAGCGTGGTCATTCAATGGACGCCCGTGGACTTTACGAAAAGTTATCTCTTGGAAATCGCAAAGGACAAAGGTTTTGCGGACGTGATTCTCAACCAGGAAGTCAACGGTTCCTTGTATCGTTGGGATAAAACGAAAGAAGGCGCGTTCTTTGCCCGAGTGACTCCGAGGCCTTCCGTAAACGAGTTGAAAGCGAACGTCTCCGAAACCGTAGGATTCTCCATCAGAAAGTTGGAAAAGCCGGAACCACCTTCCTTAAAACGTCCTGCGGATCAGGAAGAAATTTCACTTCGAAAGATTTCAAAAGAAGGGGCCTTGTTCGTTTGGTCTGCTTCTACGGAGTCCAACGATTATACCCTCGAGATCGCAAACGATTCCGATTTTAAGAATCTGGTCTGGAACAAAAAAACGAATACGACCTCGTTGACTTCCGCACCGATCGCCAACGCCGGAACCTATTTCTGGAGAATCAAGGCAGGCGCCAAGGATGGAGAATCCATTGTCTCCGCATCCAGACAATTTCGAGTCGCGGCATTGGAGAATTTAGACCTCTTATATCCTACGAATGAGCAAGAGTTGGGCCATCCATCCAATCATAAATTGACGTTCCGTTGGCAAAGACCGGAGCCTTCGGGTGTTTATAGATTAGAAGTGGCAAAGAATTCCGATTTCACAAATGGTCTCATCCGCGAAACGTTTCGCGCCTCCTCGGGAACGATCAACCTTCCTACGCCCGGAGAATATTTTTGGAGGGTTTCTCTCCTGAGTAGTCAAGGGGAGAATTTGTTGACGAGCAAAACGCAATCCTTTAAAACTTCGGACAACGCTCCTTTCTTAAGTCAGAGCAGTCCGGCGACAGAAGAAGTCATCGATATCTCCAACCGAGACAGCATCGACTTCCGTTGGGAATCCGAAGGGAACACCGACTCCGTATTTTTGGAACTGTTCGAAGTAAAATCGAAGGGTAAGAGGTCGATTTGGAAACGAGAAATCAAATCGGATTCTTATTCGTTTAAGGATTTCTCCTTATTGGAAGAAGGTAAATTTCAATGGAGAATCTCCGCTCAGTATAAGGATAAGAATGGTGCGATCAAATTTACGATTCCCGTTTCCAGAAATTTTGAAATCAAATTGAGTAAAACGATCCGACCACCGGAAATTCTTACGCCGAAGGAAATCTATGTGGAATAAAATATACAAAACGATCTTTCTCCTTCTTTGTATTCTTTATTCCCTTTCCGTCTTTGGAGAAGAGGACGCCCAGTATTTGGAATGGAAATCCGTTCCCGAGGCAAACGCCTATTTGGTGGAAATCAAAGATCCATCCGGAAGAATCAGCCGAGAAAAAACGAAGTCTACCAAATTCGAAGTCAATCTTGCGCCGGGAATCTACGAACACAGGATCGGGGTTCTCAATAAGTTTGGTCGAGTTTCCGTATTTTCCGAGTGGAGCACCTTCGAAGTGATCCTTTCCCGAGCGCCGGTTTTGGATGCGGATTCTTCCGTCAAAATGCTCCGGGAAAAGTTAGGACCTCATCTCAATATCAAAGGGGAGAATTTTACGGAAGCGATGAACGTTACGCTCGTTCTTCCCAACGGAGAAACGATCAAACCGGAATTCGAATTCATCAACTCCAAAGAAATCAAACTTCGGATCGAAAACCTAAATCTTCGGGACGGCAGTTATACTCTTTCCCTGGAAAATCCAAGAAATAAAAAAACAGCGAAGAAGGGCTTTCTCATCATCGCCGACTCGGAACAACAGCTCGCGGAAATGGTAAAACAAAACGACAAAGAGACGCAGGTCGCTTCGACCGGTTTGATCCAGTGGGGTCCGGCTCTGAAGTCGGCGGTTCTTCCGGGATGGGGACAGTCTTCGCAGGAAAAGAAATACAAAAGTTGGATCTTTCCGGTCTTGATGGTCGGCGCCCTCGCGTATTCGGCACAACAATATTCCGAATACAATTCCAGCTTGGCGGCCTTGGATCAAAGTAAGAATTTGAATCAGGCCCTCTTATTTTTGGACAATCCGACGTTTATTCCCTTTGCAACCTACAATTACTTACAAGTTCAGTCCGATTACGGGAACGCAGTTTCCCATTACAATTCTTTCAACGTTTCCTTGGGAATCGTCGCGCTTCTTTATCTTCTAAATGTGTCAGATGCGGCATTTGTGGGTCCTTCTTCTTCAAAAACTGGGTATCACGAATCGGATAAATGGATTGTTCCCTTTTTCAAAACCGGAACTGCGGACGCACGAAATGGGACAAAATCCCCCAATGATTTTTTTCCTACATCTTTTGAATTAGGGATGAAAATATTCTTCTGAATTGAGGTTATTAATTATAGAGTAGGAATTTTGTGTATAAAACGATCGAACAGATTCTCCCAAAACTTGGATGGTTCCTCTTTACTGTTCTCGTATGTACCACGCAAAATTGCATTCCAAAACCGAATGGAAGTTCTCTCATTGATACGTCCATCTTAGCCAATTTTATTTCCGTTTCCCAGACTCCAATTGATCTGAAGGTGAAAGTCACCGGTCTTTCCGGGGGAACTCTCATTTTACAAAGTGACAACTCGGATTCTCTCTCCATTTCACAAAACGGAACGTTTCAGTTTTCGCAACAAAAGTCGAAATACTCCAACTATTCCGTCTCCGTATTGAGCCAGCCAAACGTAAATCCAAATCCGGCGATCAACTGCACCATAACCAATCCCACAGGGATTCTCGATCCATTCTTCGCCTTTGTAGAAGTGATCTGTGCCGTAAAAACCTATCCAGTTTCCGTCCAAGTCTATGGAATTTCCTCTTCCGTTGTAGGAAGTCTTCAAGTTCGAAGCGGTTCCGTGGATTTGCTTTCGATCACCGCAGACGGAACGTATGCTTTTTCCGGCGAAGTTCCCGATCAGTCCGGATATTCCGTACAAATCGTTTCAAGTCCACAAGATCACGTTTGCCAATTCGAAACTCCCCCACTTCCGACGGGACTCATCGCGGGTGCCCCCGTGATTCTCAACGTGAATTGTTTGAGCGTTATCAATTCGGTTCCCGTTTCTCAAACCGTACTTCGTCCTTCGGATACGATCGATCTTACTTTTTCAAAGAACGTGACGGGTTGCACTCTTGACGGAGTCAATACACCGGCGGGCAATTTAAAATTCTTACAAGCTCCGGCGAACTTTACGTTTACGGCTTCCAATAAGGTACGGGTCAATTCGGGCGGCGCTTGGCCTACGGGAACCGGATTGTATATCCGACTGAGCGGCTGTATCGATCCGGGAACCGGAAAGGCATACAACAAAGGAACACCGCTGGTTTTTACTTATACGGTCACCAACGAAGTAAAATACGTGACTCAATCCGGTTTACCCGCAGGCTTGTGTGATACGGTTGCCAATGCTTGCTCTTCGATTCGATACGCTGTGAGCAACTGTTCCGCAGTTCCTTGTTTTGTTTTGGTCGCAGGCGGAACGTATTCGATTTCGGATAACGCAACGGAAAGAATCGATCTCAAGGACGGAGTGAGTCTCCTGGGTGCATTTAACTCTACCTTCACACAAAGAAACTCAAATTCTTTTCCGAGCACCATCCAGGATATTTCTCCTTTTGGAAATTGTGGAGCGGGGGAAGGAACGACTTGTGCCGCGATCTTTATCGGACCACCACTCGCGACGTTGACCGCAAACATTTTCATAAATCAGTTTACGATCAAATCGAATCCGAACAATCCCTGGTCGACCGGAGTGCTTTTAAACGGAGTGAATACCGGCGCAAACCAGGCGATCATTGCGGGTAACGTGATTCAAGGTACCGATTCTGTCAGCGCTTACACCGTGGGAACCATCCGTTCGGGAATCGCTTCTTATACGATCAGTCCCAATCTCAATATTTCCAATAATTATATTCTCGGCGGATCCGGAAACAGCGCCTCCGCGGCGGTCTATATCAACAACAGTGTAGGAGTGATTTTCTCGAACTGGCTCAACGGGAATTCTCATGTAGGTTCCACTGCAGGAGATTTTTCCACGGGGATATTCGCAAAAAATCTGACGGTCGCTCAATCTTTGGCCATTTCGAATAACGTCATCAATTCGTTTCATTTGATCGGAACACCCGCCGTGACGGCCGCAAATACGTCCGGAATCAGAACTCTAAACGTAAACGCTACGAACTTTCACGTCATCCACAATACCATCTTCGGCGGAATCGGATCCACGGATTCTTTCGGAATCAGTTCACTCGGATTGGGAATCGAGCACAAGATCGCAAACAATCAGATCTTTGCCAACTCAAGTGCGACCAATTCCATTTGTTTGAACTTTACTCCGGTGCCGGGAGCGAGTGCGGAAGTAAAAGGGAATAACCTATTCAATTGTACGATTCTTGGAAAAACACCTTTGTTCAATTTTGGTCTTTCGTGTTTAGGAAATCCCGGTCCTCTCCGAAACGCGGCTTGTACGACCGATATTGCATCCGGAGTCAACGCGCAAAACTTTAGCGCGAACCCGTTTTTTTTACCGGCCACCGGACCGTTGAACTATTTCCAGTTAGGCGGAGGCTCCACACCTTCGGCTTGCACCTCGGTCTACGGAGGTTTGGATCCACTCTATGCGCCTTATTTGATTGTATATCAGAATGATAAGAATGGAACCGCAAGAACTTCGAACGTATCGCCTACCTTCCCCGTTCCTCTTGGTTCCTTCGGATATTCGATCGGAGCATATGAGTTCAACGGAGTTTGTCAGTAGGACTCAAGAACCTTGTCCGAACTTCGACGTTCGTTTCTTCTTAGAGTAAATTTTGTAATTCTTCCCAACGTTCGAGTTTGACGGGGAGAATCGAGTGGATCTCGCTGAGTCGATTTCCGGAGACGACGAGGTCCTCCGGTTTTCCGGTCCCGGATTGAAGAATCTTCGTCAATACCTGTTCTTCTTTTTCTAAGACGGCGATCTCCTCTTCTAAGGATTCCAATTCCTTTTTTTGCTGAAAGTTGAGTCCTTTTTTTGGAGACTTCGGCTTTTCCGGTTCCGATTCTTTCACTTCTCCGTCCTGATTTTTTTTGTCTTTCTGCTTAATTAAATAATTCTTATATTCCAAATATTCGGAATAGTTTCCCGGAAACTTCTCGATCACTCCGTTTCCCTGGAACACAAAAAGA
This window of the Leptospira stimsonii genome carries:
- a CDS encoding FecR family protein, encoding MRYLTEGKYVVSFLTGLIILFSILLYLHLYYGHKTGNNPEIGTIIFKNKKAQRKFDSEVVWEEIETSMKVRNRDTVRTDDGAEAVLVLNDGTEIKLDQKSMIFLDFSEKNLSINFAYGSVSANKDSGTALMIKSGSETVEVNKGDLKLSKSDDQALNLEVSKGNAKVISGNQESNVTNNQALEVKNGKTAIRALSIALNSPQERKFFQSDSNRLPVAFSWNKAESVKDYTLEISNHPSFSKNVTRTKASGISAIKSLEKGTFFWRITAINPTTQKSEYSETRSLTILGGLKPSLFTPSKSEEFRFTNSLPSVVIQWTPVDFTKSYLLEIAKDKGFADVILNQEVNGSLYRWDKTKEGAFFARVTPRPSVNELKANVSETVGFSIRKLEKPEPPSLKRPADQEEISLRKISKEGALFVWSASTESNDYTLEIANDSDFKNLVWNKKTNTTSLTSAPIANAGTYFWRIKAGAKDGESIVSASRQFRVAALENLDLLYPTNEQELGHPSNHKLTFRWQRPEPSGVYRLEVAKNSDFTNGLIRETFRASSGTINLPTPGEYFWRVSLLSSQGENLLTSKTQSFKTSDNAPFLSQSSPATEEVIDISNRDSIDFRWESEGNTDSVFLELFEVKSKGKRSIWKREIKSDSYSFKDFSLLEEGKFQWRISAQYKDKNGAIKFTIPVSRNFEIKLSKTIRPPEILTPKEIYVE
- a CDS encoding LIC11435 family protein, translating into MWNKIYKTIFLLLCILYSLSVFGEEDAQYLEWKSVPEANAYLVEIKDPSGRISREKTKSTKFEVNLAPGIYEHRIGVLNKFGRVSVFSEWSTFEVILSRAPVLDADSSVKMLREKLGPHLNIKGENFTEAMNVTLVLPNGETIKPEFEFINSKEIKLRIENLNLRDGSYTLSLENPRNKKTAKKGFLIIADSEQQLAEMVKQNDKETQVASTGLIQWGPALKSAVLPGWGQSSQEKKYKSWIFPVLMVGALAYSAQQYSEYNSSLAALDQSKNLNQALLFLDNPTFIPFATYNYLQVQSDYGNAVSHYNSFNVSLGIVALLYLLNVSDAAFVGPSSSKTGYHESDKWIVPFFKTGTADARNGTKSPNDFFPTSFELGMKIFF